One region of Faecalibacter bovis genomic DNA includes:
- the rpoC gene encoding DNA-directed RNA polymerase subunit beta', whose protein sequence is MSTKNKTSQFSKIRIGLASPESILQESKGEVLKPETINYRTHKPERDGLFCERIFGPVKDYECACGKYKRIRYKGIVCDRCGVEVTEKKVRRERIGHINLVVPIAHIWYFRSLPNKIGYILGLPSKKLDMVIYYERYVVIQPGIAKGPEGEELNKLDFLSEEEYLDILETLPIENQYLEDSDPNKFVAKMGAEALEDLLSRVDLDSLSYELRHKAHHETSKQRRTEALKRLQVVESLRESNMHHVNRPEWMVMRVIPVIPPELRPLVPLDGGRFATSDLNDLYRRVIIRNNRLKRLMEIKAPEVILRNEKRMLQEAVDSLFDNTRKASAVKADGNRPLKSLSDSLKGKQGRFRQNLLGKRVDYSARSVIVVGPTLKLHECGLPKDMAAELYKPFVVRKLIERGIVKTVKSAKKIIDRKEPVVWDILENVIKGHPVLLNRAPTLHRLGIQAFQPKLIEGKAIRLHPLVCTAFNADFDGDQMAVHLPLGPEAVLEAQLLMLASQNILNPANGSPITVPSQDMVLGLYYMTKIRYSTEEVKVKGEGLTFYSDEEVQIAYNEKAIDLNAPIKVKTIVREGEELVSKIIETSVGRVLFNQIVPKQVGYINEVLTKKSLRTIINKIIKITDFPTTAAFLDDMKGLGYRNAFEGGLSFSLGDILIPEQKKDLISGAISQVENIKMNYNMGLITNNERYNQVIDVWTTTNATLTEIVMKRMTEDQQGFNSVFMMLDSGARGSKEQIRQLSGMRGLMAKPQKAGSSGGDIIENPIISNFREGLSILEYFISSHGARKGLADTALKTADAGYLTRRLVDVAQDVIVMSEDCGTLRGLEVTALKKKEEIVERISDRILGRTSLQEVFNPENGELIADGGQLITEEIADAIEAAGIEVVEVRSPLTCEAKTGICAKCYGRNLATGKLVQRGESVGVVAAQSIGEPGTQLTLRTFHVGGTAGNVSEQNTLNAKVDGTVEFDDLRTVKSETEDGNIVDIVVSRSTEMKLIDAAGNVRQTTNIAYGTILLVENGSKVTKGQEIGSWDSYNGVIVAESTGRIEYEQLEQGITFQIEIDEQTGFQEKVISESRNKKLVPALRVITSDGEEKTYNLPVGAHLMVNDGDKIKAGKVLVKIPRKSAKTGDITGGLPRITELLEARNPSNPSVVCEMDGVVTFGKIKRGNREIIVESKNGEIRRYLVKLSAQILVQENDFIRAGEPLSDGAITPEDILRIKGPTAVQEYLVNEIQDVYRLQGVKIDDKHFEIIVRQMLRKVRIVDSGDSRFLEDSLEHKDDFMIENDRLFGMKVVEDAGDSTELHAGQIITARELRDENSKLKREDKNLVTAREAMPATAQAVLQGITRASLQTKSFMSAASFQETTKVLNEAAVAGKVDSLNGLKENVIVGHLIPAGTGLKEYQDIIVGSNREYEELINAKQEL, encoded by the coding sequence ATGTCAACAAAAAACAAAACAAGTCAATTCTCAAAAATTCGTATTGGGTTAGCTTCTCCAGAATCGATTCTTCAAGAATCTAAAGGTGAAGTTTTAAAACCTGAAACGATTAACTATAGAACGCACAAACCAGAGCGTGACGGTTTATTCTGTGAGCGTATCTTTGGACCTGTAAAGGATTACGAATGTGCCTGCGGAAAATATAAAAGAATCCGTTATAAAGGTATTGTTTGTGACCGTTGTGGGGTTGAAGTTACAGAAAAGAAAGTTCGTCGTGAGCGTATTGGACACATTAACTTAGTTGTTCCAATTGCACACATTTGGTATTTCCGTTCACTTCCTAATAAAATTGGTTACATCCTAGGATTACCATCTAAGAAATTAGATATGGTAATTTACTATGAAAGATATGTAGTTATCCAACCAGGTATCGCAAAAGGACCAGAAGGTGAAGAATTAAATAAATTAGATTTCTTATCTGAAGAAGAGTACTTAGACATCTTAGAAACTCTTCCAATCGAGAATCAATATTTAGAAGATTCAGATCCTAATAAGTTTGTAGCGAAAATGGGAGCTGAAGCTCTTGAGGATTTATTATCTCGCGTAGATTTAGATTCTTTATCTTACGAATTAAGACACAAAGCACATCACGAAACTTCTAAACAACGTCGTACTGAAGCGTTAAAACGTTTACAAGTTGTTGAGTCGTTACGTGAATCAAATATGCACCACGTAAATCGTCCAGAGTGGATGGTAATGCGTGTTATTCCGGTTATTCCACCAGAATTACGCCCATTAGTTCCATTAGATGGTGGTCGTTTTGCAACGTCAGATTTAAATGATTTATACCGTCGTGTAATTATCCGTAACAATCGTTTAAAACGATTAATGGAGATCAAAGCGCCAGAAGTAATCTTACGTAATGAAAAACGTATGTTACAAGAGGCAGTTGATTCATTATTCGATAACACACGTAAAGCATCTGCTGTTAAAGCTGATGGTAACCGTCCGTTAAAATCATTATCTGATTCATTAAAAGGTAAACAAGGTCGTTTCCGTCAAAACTTATTAGGGAAACGTGTAGATTATTCTGCTCGTTCTGTAATTGTTGTTGGACCGACTTTAAAATTACACGAGTGTGGGTTACCTAAAGATATGGCAGCTGAATTATACAAACCATTCGTTGTTCGTAAATTAATCGAGCGTGGAATTGTTAAAACAGTTAAGTCTGCTAAGAAAATTATCGATAGAAAAGAGCCAGTTGTTTGGGATATTTTAGAAAATGTAATTAAAGGTCACCCAGTTTTATTAAACCGTGCCCCTACGTTACACCGTTTAGGTATCCAAGCATTCCAACCGAAATTAATCGAAGGTAAAGCGATTCGTTTACATCCATTAGTGTGTACTGCCTTCAATGCCGATTTCGATGGTGACCAGATGGCCGTTCACTTACCATTAGGACCTGAGGCTGTTTTAGAAGCGCAATTATTAATGTTAGCTTCTCAAAACATCTTAAATCCTGCTAATGGTTCTCCTATTACTGTACCTTCTCAGGATATGGTTCTTGGTCTATATTACATGACTAAAATCCGTTATTCTACAGAGGAAGTAAAAGTTAAAGGTGAAGGATTAACATTCTATTCTGATGAGGAAGTTCAAATTGCTTACAACGAAAAAGCAATTGACTTAAATGCACCGATTAAAGTTAAAACAATCGTTCGTGAAGGAGAAGAGTTAGTTTCTAAAATTATCGAAACTTCTGTTGGACGTGTTTTATTTAACCAAATCGTACCAAAACAGGTAGGATATATTAATGAGGTATTAACGAAAAAATCGTTACGTACTATTATTAATAAAATCATCAAGATTACTGATTTCCCTACAACAGCTGCGTTCTTAGACGATATGAAAGGTCTAGGATACCGTAATGCCTTTGAAGGTGGTTTATCATTCTCTTTAGGTGATATCTTAATTCCAGAACAAAAGAAAGACCTTATCTCTGGTGCAATTTCTCAAGTAGAAAACATCAAGATGAACTATAACATGGGTCTTATTACAAATAATGAGCGTTACAATCAAGTTATTGACGTTTGGACAACAACAAACGCAACTTTAACTGAAATTGTAATGAAGCGTATGACTGAAGACCAACAAGGATTTAACTCTGTATTCATGATGCTTGATTCTGGAGCACGTGGATCTAAAGAGCAAATTCGTCAGTTATCAGGTATGCGTGGATTAATGGCGAAACCTCAAAAAGCTGGTTCATCAGGAGGGGACATCATTGAAAATCCAATTATCTCTAACTTCCGTGAAGGTTTATCAATTTTAGAGTACTTTATTTCTTCGCACGGGGCGCGTAAAGGTCTTGCCGATACTGCCTTAAAAACTGCCGATGCCGGGTATTTAACTCGTCGTTTAGTTGACGTTGCACAAGACGTTATCGTAATGTCTGAAGACTGTGGTACTTTAAGAGGATTAGAAGTTACAGCACTTAAGAAAAAAGAAGAAATCGTTGAAAGAATTTCTGATCGTATCTTAGGTCGTACATCTTTACAAGAAGTATTTAACCCAGAAAATGGTGAATTAATTGCTGATGGTGGACAATTAATTACGGAAGAAATTGCTGATGCGATTGAAGCAGCAGGAATTGAAGTAGTTGAAGTTCGTTCTCCATTAACTTGTGAGGCTAAAACTGGTATTTGTGCTAAATGTTACGGACGTAACTTAGCTACTGGTAAATTAGTTCAACGAGGTGAGTCTGTTGGTGTTGTTGCAGCACAGTCTATTGGTGAGCCAGGTACACAGTTAACGTTACGTACTTTCCACGTTGGGGGTACTGCCGGAAACGTTTCTGAGCAAAATACTTTAAATGCTAAAGTAGATGGTACAGTAGAATTTGATGATTTACGTACAGTTAAATCTGAAACTGAGGATGGAAATATCGTTGATATTGTAGTTTCTCGTTCTACAGAGATGAAGTTAATTGATGCAGCAGGAAATGTTCGTCAAACAACTAATATTGCTTATGGTACAATCTTATTAGTAGAAAACGGAAGTAAAGTTACTAAAGGTCAAGAAATCGGTAGCTGGGATTCATATAATGGGGTAATCGTTGCTGAATCTACTGGACGTATTGAATACGAACAATTAGAGCAAGGTATTACATTCCAAATTGAAATCGATGAGCAAACAGGTTTCCAAGAAAAAGTAATTTCTGAATCACGTAATAAAAAATTAGTTCCTGCGTTACGTGTTATCACGTCAGATGGAGAGGAAAAAACTTACAACTTACCAGTTGGAGCCCACTTAATGGTTAATGACGGTGACAAAATTAAAGCTGGTAAAGTATTAGTTAAGATCCCTCGTAAATCTGCTAAAACAGGGGATATTACAGGAGGTTTACCTCGTATTACAGAGTTATTAGAAGCTCGTAATCCATCTAACCCATCAGTAGTTTGTGAGATGGATGGTGTGGTAACTTTTGGTAAAATTAAGCGTGGTAACCGTGAGATTATTGTAGAATCTAAAAACGGAGAAATTCGTCGTTACTTAGTAAAATTATCTGCTCAAATCTTAGTTCAAGAAAATGACTTTATCCGTGCGGGTGAACCATTATCTGATGGAGCAATTACTCCAGAGGATATTTTAAGAATTAAAGGGCCTACAGCAGTTCAAGAATACTTAGTAAATGAAATCCAAGATGTTTACCGTTTACAAGGGGTAAAAATCGACGATAAACACTTCGAAATCATCGTACGTCAAATGTTACGTAAGGTTAGAATTGTTGACTCAGGAGATTCTCGTTTCTTAGAAGATAGTTTAGAGCATAAAGATGACTTCATGATTGAAAATGATCGTTTATTCGGTATGAAGGTTGTTGAAGATGCAGGTGATTCTACAGAATTACATGCAGGTCAAATCATCACAGCACGTGAGTTACGTGATGAAAACTCTAAATTAAAACGTGAAGATAAAAACTTAGTAACAGCACGTGAAGCTATGCCAGCTACAGCGCAGGCAGTTTTACAAGGTATTACAAGAGCATCGTTACAAACAAAATCATTCATGTCAGCGGCATCGTTCCAGGAAACAACTAAAGTTTTAAATGAAGCTGCAGTTGCTGGTAAAGTTGATAGCTTAAATGGATTGAAAGAAAATGTAATTGTTGGTCACTTAATTCCTGCTGGAACTGGTCTTAAAGAATATCAAGACATCATCGTAGGATCCAACCGAGAATACGAAGAATTAATAAACGCAAAACAAGAATTATAA
- a CDS encoding DUF3467 domain-containing protein → MSENQQNEGLNIELNELVAQGVYATGAIINHSASEFVVDFVQFMPGARPSVKSRIILSPLQAKQLASSLAENVATFEKNFGEIKQPQQNGTANYEA, encoded by the coding sequence ATGTCAGAAAATCAACAAAACGAAGGATTAAACATTGAGTTAAACGAATTAGTAGCTCAAGGAGTTTATGCAACAGGAGCAATCATCAACCACTCAGCATCTGAGTTCGTTGTAGATTTCGTACAATTTATGCCAGGTGCTAGACCAAGCGTAAAATCTCGTATCATTTTATCTCCTTTACAAGCTAAACAATTAGCTTCTTCATTAGCTGAAAATGTAGCTACTTTCGAAAAAAACTTTGGTGAGATTAAACAACCTCAACAAAACGGAACAGCAAACTACGAAGCTTAA
- a CDS encoding dihydrolipoamide acetyltransferase family protein yields MSDYKLILPSMGEGVMEATVTNWIKNIGDSISEDESVVEIATDKVDSDVPSPVAGILKEILVPVDGIAKVGEPIAILTVEGIGSEEVEPKATDVVAEAPKEVVEAAQTIQQEIKSALPQINDDFKSEKFYSPLVRSIAKEEGISDSELDTISGTGASGRVTKEDIKKYLSNRANPTTKQVVETVKQPTPIAAAPIQQPVAFVDGEDEIIEMDRMRKIIAQNMVSAKQTAPHVTSFVEVDMTNVVLWREKNKKEFEKKHGEKITFMPIFIDAVTRAIQDFPMINVSVDGDKIIKKKNINIGMAAALPSGNLIVPVIKNADQYNLAGLAKQVNDLAVRSRGNKLKPTDIQGGTYTITNIGTFGNVLGTPIIPQPQVAILAVGAIVKKPAVIETPIGDVIGIRHKMYLSHAYDHRVVDGALGGMFVKRVAEYLEAFDINTPV; encoded by the coding sequence ATGTCTGACTATAAATTAATTTTACCTTCTATGGGTGAAGGTGTAATGGAAGCTACTGTTACAAATTGGATTAAGAATATTGGTGATTCAATCTCTGAAGACGAATCTGTTGTAGAAATTGCAACGGATAAAGTAGATTCTGATGTTCCATCTCCGGTAGCAGGAATTTTAAAAGAAATTTTAGTTCCAGTTGACGGAATTGCTAAAGTTGGTGAACCAATTGCTATTTTAACAGTTGAAGGAATAGGATCTGAAGAAGTAGAACCAAAAGCTACAGATGTAGTTGCTGAAGCTCCGAAAGAGGTTGTAGAAGCAGCACAAACAATCCAACAGGAAATTAAATCTGCATTACCACAAATAAATGATGATTTTAAATCAGAAAAATTCTATTCTCCATTAGTTCGTTCTATAGCAAAAGAAGAAGGTATTTCTGACTCAGAGTTAGATACAATTTCTGGAACAGGAGCCTCAGGTCGAGTTACAAAAGAAGATATTAAAAAGTATTTATCTAATCGTGCTAATCCTACTACAAAGCAAGTTGTTGAAACAGTTAAACAACCAACGCCAATTGCTGCTGCACCAATACAGCAACCAGTTGCTTTTGTTGATGGAGAGGACGAAATTATAGAAATGGATAGAATGCGTAAAATTATTGCGCAAAATATGGTTTCTGCAAAACAAACAGCTCCTCACGTAACATCTTTTGTTGAAGTTGATATGACAAATGTTGTATTATGGAGAGAGAAGAATAAAAAAGAATTTGAAAAGAAGCATGGTGAAAAAATTACTTTTATGCCAATTTTCATCGATGCAGTTACACGTGCTATTCAAGATTTCCCGATGATTAATGTTTCTGTTGATGGAGATAAAATCATTAAGAAAAAGAATATCAATATAGGTATGGCTGCTGCATTACCTTCAGGAAATTTAATTGTTCCTGTTATCAAAAATGCAGATCAATACAATTTAGCTGGTTTAGCTAAACAAGTGAATGATTTAGCAGTTAGATCTAGAGGAAATAAATTAAAACCTACAGATATACAAGGTGGAACTTACACCATAACAAATATTGGTACTTTTGGAAATGTGTTAGGAACGCCAATTATTCCACAACCTCAAGTTGCGATTTTAGCAGTAGGTGCTATTGTAAAAAAACCAGCTGTTATTGAAACACCAATAGGAGATGTAATTGGAATTCGTCATAAAATGTATTTATCTCACGCATACGATCATCGTGTAGTTGATGGTGCATTAGGAGGTATGTTTGTGAAGAGAGTAGCAGAATATTTAGAAGCTTTCGATATCAACACACCAGTTTAA
- a CDS encoding Do family serine endopeptidase, producing the protein MKKYTNYMLVGLMSSMTTLGGFYLLQDKIENPLVTNSNLQNGDFEFVDYKGNYNYNAPSFVDAANKTVNTVVAINNYQPQSQRQQRGMDPFDFFFGFPEQRQQGRSQADENQPAGSGSGVIISADGYIVTNNHVIKGANKIEVKLNNQKTYTADLIGSDPSTDIALLKIEDKGLPFIKFVDSDVINVGDWVLAVGNPFGLNSTVTAGIISAKGRSINLLRQNSDSPIESFIQTDAAINPGNSGGALVNANGDLIGINTAISSPTGSYAGYGFAVPANLVKKVVEDIKKYGLVQRGYLGIQGFDLSDDQAVKAYNAQEKKNIKTGKGVMVTNVTNNGSAIDAGIKNGDIITQIDGKNINSFSNLSFQIGSKRPGDKVTVTVLRDGKEREFTLTLKDAKGNASTRSKADLTPAEVLGATFEPLTERQKDNFGINYGVMVKDIEPNGKLAGAGVQKEFIILSVNDKEVSSQQDIEKILKNHKGRVSIKFADFYGRIYTKGFQMD; encoded by the coding sequence ATGAAAAAATATACAAACTACATGTTAGTAGGACTTATGAGTTCTATGACTACTTTAGGAGGATTCTATTTATTACAAGATAAAATCGAAAATCCTTTAGTAACAAATTCAAATCTACAAAATGGAGATTTTGAATTTGTTGATTACAAAGGTAACTATAATTATAATGCTCCAAGTTTTGTAGATGCTGCAAATAAAACCGTAAACACAGTTGTTGCCATTAATAATTACCAGCCACAATCGCAAAGACAACAAAGAGGAATGGATCCATTTGATTTCTTCTTTGGATTTCCTGAACAAAGACAACAAGGACGTAGCCAAGCGGATGAAAATCAACCTGCAGGTTCTGGATCTGGTGTAATTATCTCGGCTGATGGTTATATTGTGACAAATAACCACGTGATTAAGGGTGCGAATAAAATTGAAGTTAAATTAAATAATCAAAAAACATATACAGCAGATTTAATCGGTTCGGATCCAAGTACTGATATTGCTCTGTTAAAAATTGAAGACAAAGGTTTACCATTTATCAAATTTGTAGATTCGGATGTGATTAATGTTGGTGATTGGGTGTTAGCTGTTGGTAATCCATTTGGTTTAAATTCTACTGTAACAGCGGGTATTATTTCTGCAAAAGGTAGAAGTATTAATTTATTAAGACAAAACTCTGATTCTCCAATCGAATCATTTATTCAAACAGATGCTGCAATTAATCCAGGTAACTCTGGTGGAGCTTTAGTAAACGCGAACGGAGATTTAATCGGTATCAATACTGCGATTTCTTCGCCAACAGGTTCTTATGCGGGTTACGGTTTTGCTGTTCCAGCTAATTTAGTTAAGAAAGTTGTAGAGGATATTAAAAAATACGGTTTAGTACAAAGAGGATATTTAGGTATTCAAGGTTTTGATTTATCTGATGACCAAGCCGTAAAAGCATATAACGCACAAGAAAAGAAAAATATCAAAACTGGTAAAGGTGTAATGGTTACAAATGTAACTAACAACGGTTCTGCGATTGATGCAGGTATCAAGAATGGAGATATTATTACACAAATTGATGGTAAAAATATTAATTCATTCTCTAACTTATCATTCCAAATTGGTAGCAAACGTCCTGGTGATAAAGTAACTGTTACTGTTTTAAGAGATGGTAAAGAGCGTGAGTTTACGTTAACTTTAAAAGATGCAAAAGGAAATGCTTCGACTAGAAGCAAAGCAGATTTAACACCTGCTGAGGTTTTAGGAGCTACTTTTGAGCCGTTGACTGAAAGACAAAAAGATAACTTTGGTATTAATTATGGTGTTATGGTTAAAGATATTGAACCAAACGGAAAATTAGCTGGTGCTGGAGTTCAGAAAGAATTCATTATCTTATCAGTAAATGATAAAGAAGTTTCTTCTCAACAAGACATTGAGAAAATCTTGAAAAACCATAAAGGTCGTGTAAGTATTAAATTCGCTGATTTCTACGGTAGAATTTATACTAAAGGTTTCCAAATGGATTAA
- the dapF gene encoding diaminopimelate epimerase, whose product MKIKFYKYQGAGNDFVMIDNREGNFPVNKDIIEHICDRNFGIGGDGLILLENDAETDFRMVYFNSDGNESTMCGNGGRCIVRFAHDLEVTDENMTFNAIDGLHHAVVDGETIRLQMIDIKEVEDHDKYLFMNTGSPHHVEFVDSVKNVDVYNRGKQIRNGAPYYESGSNVNFVEVLPNQTLKIRTYERGVEDETLACGTGITAAAIASYIRGFVKENDIHVEALGGKLSVNFDEKNNTFENVWLNGPAKRVFEGEIEI is encoded by the coding sequence GTGAAAATTAAATTCTATAAATATCAAGGTGCTGGGAATGATTTTGTGATGATCGATAATAGAGAGGGCAATTTTCCTGTTAATAAAGATATAATTGAACACATTTGTGATCGCAATTTTGGAATTGGTGGTGATGGATTGATTTTGTTAGAAAATGACGCAGAAACTGATTTCAGAATGGTATATTTTAATTCTGATGGTAACGAAAGTACAATGTGTGGGAACGGAGGACGTTGTATTGTTCGTTTTGCGCATGATTTAGAAGTTACAGACGAGAATATGACTTTTAATGCAATCGATGGTTTACATCACGCAGTTGTTGATGGCGAAACGATAAGATTACAAATGATCGATATTAAAGAAGTAGAAGATCATGACAAATATTTATTCATGAATACAGGTTCTCCACATCATGTTGAATTTGTTGATAGTGTAAAAAATGTTGATGTTTACAATAGAGGAAAACAAATCCGAAACGGAGCTCCATATTATGAATCAGGTTCTAATGTAAATTTTGTTGAAGTTTTACCCAATCAAACTTTAAAAATTAGAACGTATGAACGTGGAGTTGAAGATGAAACTTTGGCATGTGGTACCGGAATTACAGCAGCTGCAATCGCTTCTTACATAAGAGGATTTGTAAAAGAAAACGACATTCATGTGGAAGCATTGGGCGGAAAATTATCTGTAAATTTTGACGAAAAAAATAATACCTTTGAGAACGTATGGTTAAATGGACCTGCAAAAAGAGTTTTCGAAGGAGAAATTGAAATTTAA
- the mltG gene encoding endolytic transglycosylase MltG, whose amino-acid sequence MTKKLILLAIMSVFTLTSCDFINGFKGNTTKEGAIYIPRGADFNQVLDSIKPYLKNVEEFKKFAESADYPATIKPGKYKILADDSSSSIIDRLQGGEQEEVKLRIKNEPTLYHMIGSVSRQVDIDSTELANYIAEWSIEKDTALNAETVKQFFIPETYFVYWSITPEKFVERMEKQYNIVWNEERLAKAKAMNMTPLEVTTLASIVQLESSDHEEDQKAVAKAYLNRLAIDMRLEADPTSIYAHKLENGFDQKVQRVYKKLTWSHNAYNTYRNKGLPPAPICLPNVPMIDAVLNPADHDYIYFAADPDRPGYHSFAKTFEEHKVNADKYRKWVKENNIK is encoded by the coding sequence ATGACAAAAAAGTTAATTTTATTAGCAATTATGTCAGTTTTTACATTGACGAGTTGTGATTTTATAAATGGTTTTAAAGGAAATACGACGAAAGAAGGAGCAATTTATATTCCTCGTGGTGCAGATTTTAATCAAGTTTTAGACTCGATAAAACCATATTTAAAAAACGTTGAGGAATTTAAAAAATTTGCAGAATCTGCCGATTATCCAGCGACTATTAAACCTGGGAAATATAAAATCTTAGCAGATGATAGCAGTAGTTCTATTATCGATCGTTTACAAGGTGGTGAGCAAGAAGAAGTAAAGCTTCGTATTAAAAATGAACCTACTTTGTATCACATGATAGGTTCTGTGTCTCGTCAAGTAGATATTGATTCGACAGAATTGGCAAATTATATTGCTGAATGGTCTATAGAAAAAGATACAGCGTTAAATGCTGAAACTGTAAAACAGTTTTTTATTCCTGAAACGTATTTTGTGTATTGGTCGATAACGCCTGAAAAGTTTGTTGAACGTATGGAAAAGCAATATAATATTGTTTGGAATGAAGAACGTTTAGCAAAAGCAAAAGCGATGAATATGACGCCACTTGAAGTTACTACATTAGCTTCTATTGTACAGTTAGAGTCATCGGATCATGAAGAAGATCAAAAAGCAGTTGCAAAAGCGTACTTAAATCGATTAGCTATTGATATGCGCTTAGAGGCTGATCCAACATCGATTTATGCACATAAATTAGAAAATGGATTTGATCAAAAAGTTCAACGCGTTTACAAGAAATTAACGTGGTCTCATAATGCATACAACACGTATCGAAATAAAGGTTTACCGCCAGCGCCAATTTGTTTGCCAAATGTTCCAATGATTGATGCAGTTTTAAATCCTGCAGATCACGATTACATTTATTTCGCAGCAGATCCGGATCGACCAGGCTACCACAGTTTTGCAAAAACTTTTGAAGAGCATAAAGTAAATGCGGATAAGTATCGCAAATGGGTGAAAGAAAATAATATTAAATAG